A window of the Gossypium hirsutum isolate 1008001.06 chromosome A05, Gossypium_hirsutum_v2.1, whole genome shotgun sequence genome harbors these coding sequences:
- the LOC107960400 gene encoding J domain-containing protein required for chloroplast accumulation response 1 isoform X4: protein MDLPNLTTSKSKDGASNGLNYLRESTNPTKHVETQTKCNSNGDSSSLEISKNGSRFHFSIYKWANMGGVPVAIPLRGSDRLKGKDKLQRCSSANGWITSESKAKEPRDKLHNCKSFRGEHGKSENVGSLIDSRNEDVGPGQVIEEGNITKSESEIINKHKSTDKNVSKRKVSAVEKATHKPQPKPLNLIFNNDYDDEQGNDEITRNCGRKDISKMSAKKQDVKKRVTSNNVEASTTRIKHSPRNSWDDTKARVRGKIKEFIKIFNQDASLKPRPDTALPENHGSSRKERDIPAVNHMCKGASDKNINRSVNDTVSYGSKTIVEDPAESFDNYILAIDDKIQQWSNGKQGNIRSLLSTLQYVLWPDSSWKPVPLVDIIEGPSVKRSYQKALLCLHPDKLQQKGAASDKKYFAQRVFDILQDAWTHFNSLGPV from the exons ATGGACCTTCCCAATTTAACCACATCTAAAAGCAAGGATGGGGCTTCCAATGGCTTAAATTATTTGAGAGAGTCGACAAACCCAACTAAGCATGTGGAGACTCAGACAAAATGCAATTCGAATGGAGATTCGAGTAGTTTGGAGATTTCGAAAAACGGCAGCCGATTTCACTTCTCAATATACAAATGGGCAAACATGGGAGGCGTACCAGTAGCCATTCCTTTAAGGGGAAGTGATAGACTCAAAGGGAAGGATAAACTGCAGAGGTGCTCAAGTGCTAATGGATGGATAACAAGTGAAAGCAAAGCAAAGGAACCAAGAGATAAACTGCATAATTGTAAATCTTTTAGAGGAGAGCACGGCAAGAGTGAAAATGTAGGCTCGCTAATTGATTCGAGAAATGAAGATGTAGGGCCCGGTCAAGTTATCGAGGAAGGCAACATTACCAAGTCCGAGTCAGAAATCATAAACAAGCATAAAAGCACTGATAAGAATGTTTCTAAGAGAAAAGTTTCTGCAGTTGAAAAAGCAACTCACAAGCCTCAACCGAAACCTCTGAACTTGATTTTCAATAATGACTACGATGACGAACAAG gcAATGATGAGATAACTAGAAATTGTGGAAGGAAAGACATTTCTAAAATGAGTGCCAAGAAACAAGATGTAAAGAAAAGGGTTACTTCAAACAATGTAGAAGCCAGTACAACAAGAATAAAACATTCCCCTAGGAACTCTTGGGATGATACAAAAGCCAGAGTTAGAGGAAAGATTAAagaattcatcaaaattttcaaccaagaTGCTTCATTGAAACCTAGACCGGACACCGCACTACCAGAGAATCATGGCTCTAGTCGGAAGGAAAGAG ATATTCCTGCTGTGAATCACATGTGTAAAGGTGCATCCGATAAGAACATCAATCGCTCGGTGAATGATACCG TTTCTTATGGCTCCAAGACTATTGTTGAAGATCCAGCAGAGTCATTTGATAACTACATTTTG GCCATAGATGATAAAATACAGCAATGGTCAAATGGAAAACAAGGCAATATTCGTTCGCTTTTGTCAACCTTACAATAT GTTCTTTGGCCCGATAGCAGTTGGAAGCCGGTGCCTCTCGTGGACATAATTGAAGGACCATCTGTGAAAAGATCATACCAAAAAGCTCTACTGTGTCTACATCCAGATAAGCTACAGCAGAAGGGTGCTGCCTCTGATAAAAAATACTTTGCACAACGAGTCTTCGATATTCTGCAG GACGCATGGACTCATTTCAACTCACTCGGTCCGGTGTGA
- the LOC107960400 gene encoding J domain-containing protein required for chloroplast accumulation response 1 isoform X3: MDLPNLTTSKSKDGASNGLNYLRESTNPTKHVETQTKCNSNGDSSSLEISKNGSRFHFSIYKWANMGGVPVAIPLRGSDRLKGKDKLQRCSSANGWITSESKAKEPRDKLHNCKSFRGEHGKSENVGSLIDSRNEDVGPGQVIEEGNITKSESEIINKHKSTDKNVSKRKVSAVEKATHKPQPKPLNLIFNNDYDDEQGNDEITRNCGRKDISKMSAKKQDVKKRVTSNNVEASTTRIKHSPRNSWDDTKARVRGKIKEFIKIFNQDASLKPRPDTALPENHGSSRKERDIPAVNHMCKGASDKNINRSVNDTVSYGSKTIVEDPAESFDNYILVEELRPEEKILSQFGIDPEEIMAIDDKIQQWSNGKQGNIRSLLSTLQYVLWPDSSWKPVPLVDIIEGPSVKRSYQKALLCLHPDKLQQKGAASDKKYFAQRVFDILQDAWTHFNSLGPV; encoded by the exons ATGGACCTTCCCAATTTAACCACATCTAAAAGCAAGGATGGGGCTTCCAATGGCTTAAATTATTTGAGAGAGTCGACAAACCCAACTAAGCATGTGGAGACTCAGACAAAATGCAATTCGAATGGAGATTCGAGTAGTTTGGAGATTTCGAAAAACGGCAGCCGATTTCACTTCTCAATATACAAATGGGCAAACATGGGAGGCGTACCAGTAGCCATTCCTTTAAGGGGAAGTGATAGACTCAAAGGGAAGGATAAACTGCAGAGGTGCTCAAGTGCTAATGGATGGATAACAAGTGAAAGCAAAGCAAAGGAACCAAGAGATAAACTGCATAATTGTAAATCTTTTAGAGGAGAGCACGGCAAGAGTGAAAATGTAGGCTCGCTAATTGATTCGAGAAATGAAGATGTAGGGCCCGGTCAAGTTATCGAGGAAGGCAACATTACCAAGTCCGAGTCAGAAATCATAAACAAGCATAAAAGCACTGATAAGAATGTTTCTAAGAGAAAAGTTTCTGCAGTTGAAAAAGCAACTCACAAGCCTCAACCGAAACCTCTGAACTTGATTTTCAATAATGACTACGATGACGAACAAG gcAATGATGAGATAACTAGAAATTGTGGAAGGAAAGACATTTCTAAAATGAGTGCCAAGAAACAAGATGTAAAGAAAAGGGTTACTTCAAACAATGTAGAAGCCAGTACAACAAGAATAAAACATTCCCCTAGGAACTCTTGGGATGATACAAAAGCCAGAGTTAGAGGAAAGATTAAagaattcatcaaaattttcaaccaagaTGCTTCATTGAAACCTAGACCGGACACCGCACTACCAGAGAATCATGGCTCTAGTCGGAAGGAAAGAG ATATTCCTGCTGTGAATCACATGTGTAAAGGTGCATCCGATAAGAACATCAATCGCTCGGTGAATGATACCG TTTCTTATGGCTCCAAGACTATTGTTGAAGATCCAGCAGAGTCATTTGATAACTACATTTTG GTGGAAGAACTTAGGCcagaagagaaaattttgtcaCAATTTGGCATTGATCCTGAAGAAATCATG GCCATAGATGATAAAATACAGCAATGGTCAAATGGAAAACAAGGCAATATTCGTTCGCTTTTGTCAACCTTACAATAT GTTCTTTGGCCCGATAGCAGTTGGAAGCCGGTGCCTCTCGTGGACATAATTGAAGGACCATCTGTGAAAAGATCATACCAAAAAGCTCTACTGTGTCTACATCCAGATAAGCTACAGCAGAAGGGTGCTGCCTCTGATAAAAAATACTTTGCACAACGAGTCTTCGATATTCTGCAG GACGCATGGACTCATTTCAACTCACTCGGTCCGGTGTGA
- the LOC107960400 gene encoding J domain-containing protein required for chloroplast accumulation response 1 isoform X5 translates to MDLPNLTTSKSKDGASNGLNYLRESTNPTKHVETQTKCNSNGDSSSLEISKNGSRFHFSIYKWANMGGVPVAIPLRGSDRLKGKDKLQRCSSANGWITSESKAKEPRDKLHNCKSFRGEHGKSENVGSLIDSRNEDVGPGQVIEEGNITKSESEIINKHKSTDKNVSKRKVSAVEKATHKPQPKPLNLIFNNDYDDEQGNDEITRNCGRKDISKMSAKKQDVKKRVTSNNVEASTTRIKHSPRNSWDDTKARVRGKIKEFIKIFNQDASLKPRPDTALPENHGSSRKERGTVQPEIEPSISMNKRIEKIHLNNVLKKKSYSDIPAVNHMCKGASDKNINRSVNDTVSYGSKTIVEDPAESFDNYILEE, encoded by the exons ATGGACCTTCCCAATTTAACCACATCTAAAAGCAAGGATGGGGCTTCCAATGGCTTAAATTATTTGAGAGAGTCGACAAACCCAACTAAGCATGTGGAGACTCAGACAAAATGCAATTCGAATGGAGATTCGAGTAGTTTGGAGATTTCGAAAAACGGCAGCCGATTTCACTTCTCAATATACAAATGGGCAAACATGGGAGGCGTACCAGTAGCCATTCCTTTAAGGGGAAGTGATAGACTCAAAGGGAAGGATAAACTGCAGAGGTGCTCAAGTGCTAATGGATGGATAACAAGTGAAAGCAAAGCAAAGGAACCAAGAGATAAACTGCATAATTGTAAATCTTTTAGAGGAGAGCACGGCAAGAGTGAAAATGTAGGCTCGCTAATTGATTCGAGAAATGAAGATGTAGGGCCCGGTCAAGTTATCGAGGAAGGCAACATTACCAAGTCCGAGTCAGAAATCATAAACAAGCATAAAAGCACTGATAAGAATGTTTCTAAGAGAAAAGTTTCTGCAGTTGAAAAAGCAACTCACAAGCCTCAACCGAAACCTCTGAACTTGATTTTCAATAATGACTACGATGACGAACAAG gcAATGATGAGATAACTAGAAATTGTGGAAGGAAAGACATTTCTAAAATGAGTGCCAAGAAACAAGATGTAAAGAAAAGGGTTACTTCAAACAATGTAGAAGCCAGTACAACAAGAATAAAACATTCCCCTAGGAACTCTTGGGATGATACAAAAGCCAGAGTTAGAGGAAAGATTAAagaattcatcaaaattttcaaccaagaTGCTTCATTGAAACCTAGACCGGACACCGCACTACCAGAGAATCATGGCTCTAGTCGGAAGGAAAGAGGTACAGTCCAGCCAGAGATTGAACCAAGTATTAGCATGAATAAAAGGATTGAGAAAATTCACTTGAACAATGTGCTAAAGAAGAAATCATATTCAGATATTCCTGCTGTGAATCACATGTGTAAAGGTGCATCCGATAAGAACATCAATCGCTCGGTGAATGATACCG TTTCTTATGGCTCCAAGACTATTGTTGAAGATCCAGCAGAGTCATTTGATAACTACATTTTG GAGGAATGA
- the LOC107960400 gene encoding J domain-containing protein required for chloroplast accumulation response 1 isoform X1 produces the protein MDLPNLTTSKSKDGASNGLNYLRESTNPTKHVETQTKCNSNGDSSSLEISKNGSRFHFSIYKWANMGGVPVAIPLRGSDRLKGKDKLQRCSSANGWITSESKAKEPRDKLHNCKSFRGEHGKSENVGSLIDSRNEDVGPGQVIEEGNITKSESEIINKHKSTDKNVSKRKVSAVEKATHKPQPKPLNLIFNNDYDDEQGNDEITRNCGRKDISKMSAKKQDVKKRVTSNNVEASTTRIKHSPRNSWDDTKARVRGKIKEFIKIFNQDASLKPRPDTALPENHGSSRKERGTVQPEIEPSISMNKRIEKIHLNNVLKKKSYSDIPAVNHMCKGASDKNINRSVNDTVSYGSKTIVEDPAESFDNYILVEELRPEEKILSQFGIDPEEIMAIDDKIQQWSNGKQGNIRSLLSTLQYVLWPDSSWKPVPLVDIIEGPSVKRSYQKALLCLHPDKLQQKGAASDKKYFAQRVFDILQDAWTHFNSLGPV, from the exons ATGGACCTTCCCAATTTAACCACATCTAAAAGCAAGGATGGGGCTTCCAATGGCTTAAATTATTTGAGAGAGTCGACAAACCCAACTAAGCATGTGGAGACTCAGACAAAATGCAATTCGAATGGAGATTCGAGTAGTTTGGAGATTTCGAAAAACGGCAGCCGATTTCACTTCTCAATATACAAATGGGCAAACATGGGAGGCGTACCAGTAGCCATTCCTTTAAGGGGAAGTGATAGACTCAAAGGGAAGGATAAACTGCAGAGGTGCTCAAGTGCTAATGGATGGATAACAAGTGAAAGCAAAGCAAAGGAACCAAGAGATAAACTGCATAATTGTAAATCTTTTAGAGGAGAGCACGGCAAGAGTGAAAATGTAGGCTCGCTAATTGATTCGAGAAATGAAGATGTAGGGCCCGGTCAAGTTATCGAGGAAGGCAACATTACCAAGTCCGAGTCAGAAATCATAAACAAGCATAAAAGCACTGATAAGAATGTTTCTAAGAGAAAAGTTTCTGCAGTTGAAAAAGCAACTCACAAGCCTCAACCGAAACCTCTGAACTTGATTTTCAATAATGACTACGATGACGAACAAG gcAATGATGAGATAACTAGAAATTGTGGAAGGAAAGACATTTCTAAAATGAGTGCCAAGAAACAAGATGTAAAGAAAAGGGTTACTTCAAACAATGTAGAAGCCAGTACAACAAGAATAAAACATTCCCCTAGGAACTCTTGGGATGATACAAAAGCCAGAGTTAGAGGAAAGATTAAagaattcatcaaaattttcaaccaagaTGCTTCATTGAAACCTAGACCGGACACCGCACTACCAGAGAATCATGGCTCTAGTCGGAAGGAAAGAGGTACAGTCCAGCCAGAGATTGAACCAAGTATTAGCATGAATAAAAGGATTGAGAAAATTCACTTGAACAATGTGCTAAAGAAGAAATCATATTCAGATATTCCTGCTGTGAATCACATGTGTAAAGGTGCATCCGATAAGAACATCAATCGCTCGGTGAATGATACCG TTTCTTATGGCTCCAAGACTATTGTTGAAGATCCAGCAGAGTCATTTGATAACTACATTTTG GTGGAAGAACTTAGGCcagaagagaaaattttgtcaCAATTTGGCATTGATCCTGAAGAAATCATG GCCATAGATGATAAAATACAGCAATGGTCAAATGGAAAACAAGGCAATATTCGTTCGCTTTTGTCAACCTTACAATAT GTTCTTTGGCCCGATAGCAGTTGGAAGCCGGTGCCTCTCGTGGACATAATTGAAGGACCATCTGTGAAAAGATCATACCAAAAAGCTCTACTGTGTCTACATCCAGATAAGCTACAGCAGAAGGGTGCTGCCTCTGATAAAAAATACTTTGCACAACGAGTCTTCGATATTCTGCAG GACGCATGGACTCATTTCAACTCACTCGGTCCGGTGTGA
- the LOC107960400 gene encoding J domain-containing protein required for chloroplast accumulation response 1 isoform X2 — protein MDLPNLTTSKSKDGASNGLNYLRESTNPTKHVETQTKCNSNGDSSSLEISKNGSRFHFSIYKWANMGGVPVAIPLRGSDRLKGKDKLQRCSSANGWITSESKAKEPRDKLHNCKSFRGEHGKSENVGSLIDSRNEDVGPGQVIEEGNITKSESEIINKHKSTDKNVSKRKVSAVEKATHKPQPKPLNLIFNNDYDDEQGNDEITRNCGRKDISKMSAKKQDVKKRVTSNNVEASTTRIKHSPRNSWDDTKARVRGKIKEFIKIFNQDASLKPRPDTALPENHGSSRKERGTVQPEIEPSISMNKRIEKIHLNNVLKKKSYSDIPAVNHMCKGASDKNINRSVNDTVSYGSKTIVEDPAESFDNYILAIDDKIQQWSNGKQGNIRSLLSTLQYVLWPDSSWKPVPLVDIIEGPSVKRSYQKALLCLHPDKLQQKGAASDKKYFAQRVFDILQDAWTHFNSLGPV, from the exons ATGGACCTTCCCAATTTAACCACATCTAAAAGCAAGGATGGGGCTTCCAATGGCTTAAATTATTTGAGAGAGTCGACAAACCCAACTAAGCATGTGGAGACTCAGACAAAATGCAATTCGAATGGAGATTCGAGTAGTTTGGAGATTTCGAAAAACGGCAGCCGATTTCACTTCTCAATATACAAATGGGCAAACATGGGAGGCGTACCAGTAGCCATTCCTTTAAGGGGAAGTGATAGACTCAAAGGGAAGGATAAACTGCAGAGGTGCTCAAGTGCTAATGGATGGATAACAAGTGAAAGCAAAGCAAAGGAACCAAGAGATAAACTGCATAATTGTAAATCTTTTAGAGGAGAGCACGGCAAGAGTGAAAATGTAGGCTCGCTAATTGATTCGAGAAATGAAGATGTAGGGCCCGGTCAAGTTATCGAGGAAGGCAACATTACCAAGTCCGAGTCAGAAATCATAAACAAGCATAAAAGCACTGATAAGAATGTTTCTAAGAGAAAAGTTTCTGCAGTTGAAAAAGCAACTCACAAGCCTCAACCGAAACCTCTGAACTTGATTTTCAATAATGACTACGATGACGAACAAG gcAATGATGAGATAACTAGAAATTGTGGAAGGAAAGACATTTCTAAAATGAGTGCCAAGAAACAAGATGTAAAGAAAAGGGTTACTTCAAACAATGTAGAAGCCAGTACAACAAGAATAAAACATTCCCCTAGGAACTCTTGGGATGATACAAAAGCCAGAGTTAGAGGAAAGATTAAagaattcatcaaaattttcaaccaagaTGCTTCATTGAAACCTAGACCGGACACCGCACTACCAGAGAATCATGGCTCTAGTCGGAAGGAAAGAGGTACAGTCCAGCCAGAGATTGAACCAAGTATTAGCATGAATAAAAGGATTGAGAAAATTCACTTGAACAATGTGCTAAAGAAGAAATCATATTCAGATATTCCTGCTGTGAATCACATGTGTAAAGGTGCATCCGATAAGAACATCAATCGCTCGGTGAATGATACCG TTTCTTATGGCTCCAAGACTATTGTTGAAGATCCAGCAGAGTCATTTGATAACTACATTTTG GCCATAGATGATAAAATACAGCAATGGTCAAATGGAAAACAAGGCAATATTCGTTCGCTTTTGTCAACCTTACAATAT GTTCTTTGGCCCGATAGCAGTTGGAAGCCGGTGCCTCTCGTGGACATAATTGAAGGACCATCTGTGAAAAGATCATACCAAAAAGCTCTACTGTGTCTACATCCAGATAAGCTACAGCAGAAGGGTGCTGCCTCTGATAAAAAATACTTTGCACAACGAGTCTTCGATATTCTGCAG GACGCATGGACTCATTTCAACTCACTCGGTCCGGTGTGA
- the LOC107960398 gene encoding deSI-like protein At4g17486: protein MDFESNKRWKSMSVVPRLLKNKSASRCFLPKVKPASSDPGYTPVYLNVYDLTPMNGYFYGAGLGIYHSGVQVHGVEYAFGAHDYPTSGVFEVEPRQCPGFKFRKSIFIGTTSLDPLQVREFMECNSARFNGDTYHLIVKNCNHFCKDICYRLTGKHIPKWVNRLARIGSMCNCILPEALKTSVVKHDPNYQPYDSEKRRLRCAFSCLSSVSIRQKSSVLLQSPLRGCLPLWEPKKSNKLLLKER from the exons ATGGATTTTGAGTCGAACAAGAGATGGAAATCTATGTCTGTGGTGCCACGTCTGTTGAAAAACAAATCAGCCTCTCGTTGTTTTCTACCGAAGGTGAAGCCAGCTAGTTCTGATCCAGGCTACACACCGGTCTATCTGAATGTATATGACCTAACGCCCATGAATGGCTATTTTTACGGGGCAGGCCTTGGTATCTATCATTCTGGTGTCCAAG TTCATGGTGTTGAATATGCTTTTGGAGCTCATGACTATCCGACCAGTGGTGTTTTTGAGGTTGAACCGCGGCAGTGTCCGGGCTTCAAGTTCAGGAAATCAATATTCATCGGGACCACTTCATTGGACCCTCTCCAAGTAAGGGAGTTCATGGAGTGTAATTCGGCTAGGTTCAATGGTGATACATATCATTTGATCGTCAAGAACTGCAACCATTTCTGCAAGGATATTTGTTACAGGCTGACTGGGAAACACATTCCTAAATGGGTAAATCGACTGGCAAGAATAG GTTCAATGTGCAACTGCATTCTTCCGGAAGCACTGAAGACATCGGTTGTGAAGCATGATCCAAATTATCAGCCATACGATAGCGAGAAGAGGAGGCTGAGGTGTGCCTTCAGTTGCCTATCTTCGGTGTCAATACGGCAGAAGTCTTCGGTACTTTTACAATCACCCTTAAGAGGCTGTCTACCGCTGTGGGAACCAAAAAAATCCAACAAACTTTTGTTGAAGGAAAGGTAA